The following proteins are co-located in the Dromiciops gliroides isolate mDroGli1 chromosome 2, mDroGli1.pri, whole genome shotgun sequence genome:
- the PGPEP1L gene encoding pyroglutamyl-peptidase 1-like protein isoform X1 — protein MRSHIHEVNRIKRSRGTLQFGSGQNVAVQILQLPVVYKKTKQQVSKIWQTLQPQFTVHVGLASSSKAIILEQCGKNRGYRDADICGFLPEGGICLSDGPDVIESTINMKAVCKNISVNGIQVLFSRDAGRYVCDYTYYLSLHYGNGCAAFIHVPPLSNLLTADLLGRALQIIIQEMLKQFGKAKE, from the exons GAACTCTCCAATTTGGGTCTGGGCAAAATGTGGCGGTTCAGATTCTGCAACTGCCAGTGGTTTAcaagaaaacaaagcaacaagTCTCCAAAATTTGGCAAACCCTTCAACCCCAA TTCACTGTCCATGTTGGACTTGCTTCATCTTCCAAAGCAATCATCCTAGAACAGTGTGGAAAGAACCGAGGTTACAGAGATGCAGATATTTGTGGGTTTTTACCAGAAGGTGGGATCTGCCTGTCAGATGGCCCAGATGTGATTGAATCTACTATCAATATGAAAGCAGTTTGCAAAAACATCTCTGTCAATGGAATACAGGTTCTGTTTTCCAGAGATGCAGGAAG ATATGTCTGCGATTATACCTACTATTTGTCTCTGCATTATGGAAATGGCTGTGCTGCTTTCATTCATGTCCCTCCATTATCCAATTTGCTAACAGCCGACCTTCTAGGAAGAGCATTGCAAATCATTATCCAAGAGATGTTAAAACAGTTTGGAAAGGCCAAAGAATAA
- the PGPEP1L gene encoding pyroglutamyl-peptidase 1-like protein isoform X2, producing the protein MRSHIHEVNRIKRSRGTLQFGSGQNVAVQILQLPVVYKKTKQQVSKIWQTLQPQFTVHVGLASSSKAIILEQCGKNRGYRDADICGFLPEGGICLSDGPDVIESTINMKAVCKNISVNGIQVLFSRDAGRRKGDKVIQKRAFLKKMHRTKKKLQTSGTAL; encoded by the exons GAACTCTCCAATTTGGGTCTGGGCAAAATGTGGCGGTTCAGATTCTGCAACTGCCAGTGGTTTAcaagaaaacaaagcaacaagTCTCCAAAATTTGGCAAACCCTTCAACCCCAA TTCACTGTCCATGTTGGACTTGCTTCATCTTCCAAAGCAATCATCCTAGAACAGTGTGGAAAGAACCGAGGTTACAGAGATGCAGATATTTGTGGGTTTTTACCAGAAGGTGGGATCTGCCTGTCAGATGGCCCAGATGTGATTGAATCTACTATCAATATGAAAGCAGTTTGCAAAAACATCTCTGTCAATGGAATACAGGTTCTGTTTTCCAGAGATGCAGGAAG GAGGAAAGGAGATAAGGTTATCCAAAAaagggcatttttaaaaaaaatgcacagaacaaaaaagaaattgcaaacaAGTGGGACAGCTTTgtaa